The DNA region CGCGCGCTCCTCGGAGCCGGGATAGATCGGAGCGACGGAGGCGTCGTCCACTCCGGCCCTCGCATGCAGATCGATGGTCAGGACCGGCCCGATGGAATAAAAATTCTCGATTTCCAGCCGGAATATCATGGTTCAGCGCGTGGTGTGAAGCCGATTTCGGCAACTTTACGTCGATTCGGCGGATATACAAGAAGCATTCGCAAATAAACGCCGAGGTACAGCCGTGGGGAAGCTGCCGGAGGCGGAGGCGAAGGGCGGAAGGATCCGGGCGAGCTTCGGTGTCTGCGCTCGTCGAGGGGCTTCCCGACCGACGGCGTTCCGCGACCTTCCCGATTGCCCGGATCGCAGCCTGCCTGGGACCGTTCCTAAAACCATAGACAATCATTCCCCTACCAGGGGAGATCGTCCAGGACGTCGGCCGAACAGTGCTGCCGGCGGTTCGCGTGCCGGGGTTTCGCCGGCAAAGTCCGGGTAGCGCCCGATGCCCGCGATTTCGGGAGCAGAGGCGCGGGAGGCAGATGGTTGCCTCCCGACCGGGCATGCGCTGCATGCGCCGCTTTGAGCCTCTTCCGAACGTCCGCCTAGAACGACCATACATGCTTCGCCCGATTCCTCGCGGGTAGGGCGAAGGTGAGATGGCCGCCATTGCGGGTCGGCACGACCGCCTCCCGCACGGACGGGCGCTCGGATAGGCCCAATCCTCTCCGGGCGACGGCGTAGGCCGCGCCCTGGTGAGAACCGATGCCATGACGGCGCGCGTGGTTGACCGCGCCGATCACGGAAGTGTAGGCCGGGTCGACTTCGATCCGTTAGACTCCGGCACGAAAGGAAGCCGCCTTGAGCATGGAGATCGTCTTGGCGTAGGCGAAGGATGAGAGCGAGCGAGCCCGGACGCCATCGACCGCCTCGAGCTCGGCCCTCCGCTTGCGAAGATCCAATCGCTCGATCACGAGCGGCTTGCCCGATTCGGCGCAGGCCCGGGCGATCTGCCGGCACGCATCGCCGATCGCGGCTTTCGCCTGCTCCTCGCTCTTCCCATAGAGATGCAATCCGATCCGGCGGATTTCCACGAGATTCCCGAAGCGATCCGTTTCGGCCAAGGCAAGATGATCCGGGTTGCTGTCAACGCCGATCGCTCCGGCAAGGCGGCGTGTCACCAGGGCAACCGGTTGCGCCTCGACGCTTGCGAACACCCGCCACCCCTTCCGGTCCCGCACGAAGCGGTAGCTTACGGCAGCTCCCTCCGGCTTGCGGACGAGCTTCCCGGTCTTGGTTGTTCCGGTCACGACCCGGCCGACGGAGAGGGCCTGGAGGATTTCCTCCTGGCCGTAGGCCAAGCGCACGCCTTCGAGCACCAGGTGTTTGCTCGTGCTTCCCCATCCGTTCGGCAGCCGCAACCGCAGCCGCAGGCTGCCGTCCGGAGCGACTGCGGCTTGGCAGGACTGGTTGCCCGAGGCCTCGTCCTTCGATCCGAGCACGAAGAACTGGCTGCTCCGCTCCGCCTGCCAATCCTTCTTCCATGCGGCATGGTCCGCATAGCCGTTCTCTTCCCGGGCAAACTGCTTGCGGAAGAGGCGTCGGGAACCGAAACAGAGCCGGACCCGGCCGGACTCCTGATCGGCCAGAAGCGCCTCGAGCTTCGCCCGCAGGACGGCAAGCCGCCGCTTTTTCTGGTGCACGACATTCGATCCCGGATGCTTCTTCTCCAGCCGGCCGACCGCCTCTTCCGCTTTCCGGATCCGCCCCATTTGGCTTCCTCGATCAACTCGGGCCGCCTTTCCCGGATCGAGGCGATCTTGCCTTCGAGCTCGACCCGAATGGCGTTGAACTGCCGGGCGGTGAGGCCGAACCGGCGCAGAAACGACCGCTTGAGCTCGTTCAGGGGAACGCCCGCCCGCATCCTGGCGAAAAGAGTCCGCTGCGCCCGCCCGTAAAGCGCCGCATAGGCGTCAAGACACGAAGTCTGCTCATGCGTCAACCTCAACCGGGTCTAGCCGCCATATCTCACCGATAGCGGGCATAGCGGAGGGCAAAAAAGTTGGCAAAAGGGCATAGGAAAGGCCGTCTTTCCCTGGTATAAGTGCGTTAGCAAGACGTTACTACAACCAGAAAAAAGAAACGGCCTTCCATGACAGAGTGTAGCCAAGAGACTTTTGCGTTTACAGCGCATTTTTTGCGACGGGTGGAAGCGGGATTTACCGCGGGTCGGATCTCCAGCGATGGGGGCGCAATTCTGTTGCGGGAAGCGGATCGGAAGATCGGTTTGTTAAGACGGTTAGAGGGTTGCTTCGTGGATCGACGCCATCCGAAACGCATTGTGCATCGGGTACGGGAGATGCTTGCCCAGCGCATTTTCGGGATTGCGATGGGCTACGAAGACCTCGACGACCATGAGCAGTTGCGGACCGATCCGCTGGTTGCTCTCCTGAGCGGGAAAAGCGATCTGGAAGAGGATCTGGCGGGCAAGAGCACGCTCAACCGGCTGGAACTGGTGGGTCGAAGCGAGCGCTACCACAAGATCGACTACTCGGCCGAAGCGATCGACCGTCTTCTGGTCGATCTCTACCTCCAATCGCATCCCCAGCCCCCTGAGGAGGTGGTGCTCGATCTGGATGCGACCGACATCCCCCTTTACGGACATCAGCCGGAGCGCTTCTTCCATGGTTACTACGACTCCTACTGCTATTTGCCGCTCTACATCTTTGCTGGCGATCAACTCCTTGGCGTCCGGCTTCGGCCATCGAACCAGGATGCGTCGGCGGGCTCCCTTACGGAGGTGAGCCGGATCGTGGAACAACTCCGTACCCGTTGGCCCGGAGTCCGGATCGTGCTCCGGGCCGATTCGGGCTTCTGCCGGGAAGAGATCATGGCTTGGTGCGAAGCCAATCAAGTCGACTACCTCTTCGGCTTGGCGCGCAACGAGCGCTTGTGCCGGACCATTCAGGGGTCGATGGAGCAAGCCCGTCGTCTGCACGAGTCGAGTGGCAAGCCGGCCCGCTTCTTTACCGAGTTTGCCTACCGCACCTTGAGCAGCTGGTCGAGGGAGCGCCGGGTGGTCGCCAAAGCCGAGTACCTGGAAAGAGGGGAGAATCCGCGCTTTGTCGTGACCTCTCTCTCCACCGAGGAGTGGCCCGCCCAAAACCTTTACGAGAAGCTCTACTGTGCTCGTGGCGACATGGAGAATCGGATCAAGGAACAACTCCACCTCTTTGCCGACCGGCTCTCGACCGCGCAAATGGCCAGCAACCAACTTCGCCTCTACTTCTCGGCTCTCGCTTACACCCTGGTCGAAGCGCTGCGACGGCTCGGTCTGCGAGGAACGGACTGGGCCGAGGCCCAGGTCGACACCCTCCGGATCAAGCTCTTTAAGATCGGCACGCTGGTCCGAGTCAGCGTCCGCCGCGTCTTCCTCTCGATGAGTAGCGCCTATCCTTGGAAGAGCCTCTTTACTCACGTCTTCCGAGTGCTGCGTTGTTGAGCAGGTATCAAAACCCCACCTCTTCTCCTTCCGCAAAGCCTACGATCGGGCGGAGCCTTGCTCCACAACCGGCTTTTTGCGCTTTGCAGCGCTCGCCTTAAGGCAAATCGAATGAAAATCTTGCTCGATCCTGCCTCATGAAGAGCTCTGCGCGGCCGGAACTGCTCGCAAGCGACTCAACCGGCACCTCTCTCCCGCGAAAGCTCGCACTGGTGAGAAATGGCCGCTAGCTCCCGAGCAATCCGCTTGGTCCCCCAACCCAGATCCTGTAAGGCCACCATCCGACCCACTTCCTCCGGCTCCAGCATCTCCTCCCTCCTGCTGAATGGCAGAAGATGCTGCCCTTCTTCCTTTCCCAGGAACACCTCCTGTTGTCGTCAGGGGGTCAATTCCCGATGTCGTCAGGGGGTCATTTTTGGCTGTCGGCTGACAAGCTCAGGCTTCGGCTTGCCTTGGTTGACATGCCAGAAGTCATGCTCGCATCGGCCAAGGCCTCTCGATCGCGCGCGGCACATTTCCCGTGACCCCTGGACGGCGAATACCATCGCAGCAGCAGTTTCGATGGCAAGAAAGGGTTGCAACAGGGACGTAACGGCTGCCGCTGTCAGCGAAAGGCAAAGCGACTTACGCTACGATAACCAGAGGACAGTATTTCTGTGAGTCGAAAAAGCTCTGGGAGCCGGCTGTGGGGATCGAACCCACGACCCGCAGTTTACAAAACTGCCGCTCTGCCGCTGAGCTAAGCCGGCGGAAGGAAAGCCGATCGATCGTAGGTCGGCGGAGAAGCGATGTCAAACGGCTGCGGGTGTTTCGATCGCCCGCCGGGCAATCAGGGAAAGACCGAATGATGATCGGGGAGAAAGACCTACCGCGGATAGCTGTTGACTGTCCCTCGCCGGGTTTTGACAAGTCCAACGAGCTTTCGCTAAAGTTCATCATTCTTGCAATCGTATCGACTCGGGAGATGAGGAAAAAAAACGGCGGAAGAAAAAAGAATCCGAAACCGAAGCAGGATCAGGCGCTCCCTCCGGAAAACTCTGCTCCGCCTCCTCCGGAGCTACGGACTTGGGGCTCCGGGCTCTTCTCGAGCTTGGCCCAGCGTCTCCCCTGTCGCCGGATCCATGAGTAAGGATCCAGCGTGTTCGGCCCCGCCCGGAGGGTTTCTCGGGATCCCCGGCCGCGGCTTCGTGGAGAAGCCGATTTGCTCTTGCCTCGGAGGGGAGGTCCGATTTGGGATGTGGGCATGATCGGCCTTTCCCTTCCGGAGAAGGAGGAGCAGAGACGGCTGCTTCGGCGGCTGCTGGCCGCAGCGGGCGAAGAAGAGCGAGCGGCCGCCAGCCGGCGGATAGCAGAGCGCTTGCTGGCGCTACCGGAGTGGCAGGCGGCTCGGGTCGTGGCGCTGTACGCGTCGTTTCCCAGCGAGCCGGACACCGACTTTCTTTTCGAGCGGGCCCGGGCCGGCGGCAAGCGGGTTCTCTATCCGTTCCATCGCGGCGCCGGCCGCAGCCTCGGCTTTGCGGAGGTGGAAGCGATCGCATCGCTGCGGTCCGGGCCGCTCGGTTTCCGGGAGCCCCCTCCGCGGGCGGAGCTCCGGAAGCCGGAGGCCGGGCTGGTGCTCGTTCCCGGGCTGGGATTCGACCGGCGGGGAACCAGGCTGGGAAGGGGCGGCGGTTATTACGACCGGACGCTGGCGGAGCTCGGTCCGGGGGCGCTCCGGGTCGGGCTCTTCTTTTCCTGCCAGGAGCTTCCGCAGGTGGCGTCCGACGGGCACGACCAGCGGTTGGATCTCATCGTGACGGAAGAAGAGACGATTCGTAGCCGGAGAGGCTGAACCGGAAAGGGGGAAGGGGAGATGGCCAGCGGCTTTCTTGCCGGTCGGGTGGCGATCGTGACCGGGGGGAACAGCGGAATCGGGAGGGCCGTGGCGCTGGCGCTGGCGGGCAGCGGCGCCTCGGTCGCGGTGGCCGCCCGGCGGGTGCAGGCGTGCGAAGAGGTGGCGCGCCTGTGCGGAAAAAAGGGAGGGGAGGGGATCGCGATCCCGACCGATGTCCGGCGGGAAGCGGAATGCGAGCGGTTGGTCGAGCGGGCCGCGGGCTGGAAGGGGAGGCTCGACATCCTGGTCAACAATGCGGGTATCGGACGGTTCGCCCCGGTGGCCTCGCTGTCGACGGCCGATCTGCGGCAGATGGTGGAGACTAATCTCTACGGCACGTTCTGGTGCAGCCGGGCGGCTTTCCCGCGAATCGCGTCCACGGGCGGGGGATTGATCTGCAACGTCGCCTCGCTCGCCGGGGTGGATGCCTGGGCGGAAACCGGCGGGTACAGCGCCACCAAGTTCGGGATCGTCGGCTT from Methylacidimicrobium sp. AP8 includes:
- a CDS encoding IS1380 family transposase — protein: MTECSQETFAFTAHFLRRVEAGFTAGRISSDGGAILLREADRKIGLLRRLEGCFVDRRHPKRIVHRVREMLAQRIFGIAMGYEDLDDHEQLRTDPLVALLSGKSDLEEDLAGKSTLNRLELVGRSERYHKIDYSAEAIDRLLVDLYLQSHPQPPEEVVLDLDATDIPLYGHQPERFFHGYYDSYCYLPLYIFAGDQLLGVRLRPSNQDASAGSLTEVSRIVEQLRTRWPGVRIVLRADSGFCREEIMAWCEANQVDYLFGLARNERLCRTIQGSMEQARRLHESSGKPARFFTEFAYRTLSSWSRERRVVAKAEYLERGENPRFVVTSLSTEEWPAQNLYEKLYCARGDMENRIKEQLHLFADRLSTAQMASNQLRLYFSALAYTLVEALRRLGLRGTDWAEAQVDTLRIKLFKIGTLVRVSVRRVFLSMSSAYPWKSLFTHVFRVLRC
- a CDS encoding 5-formyltetrahydrofolate cyclo-ligase, which gives rise to MIGLSLPEKEEQRRLLRRLLAAAGEEERAAASRRIAERLLALPEWQAARVVALYASFPSEPDTDFLFERARAGGKRVLYPFHRGAGRSLGFAEVEAIASLRSGPLGFREPPPRAELRKPEAGLVLVPGLGFDRRGTRLGRGGGYYDRTLAELGPGALRVGLFFSCQELPQVASDGHDQRLDLIVTEEETIRSRRG
- a CDS encoding SDR family oxidoreductase; its protein translation is MASGFLAGRVAIVTGGNSGIGRAVALALAGSGASVAVAARRVQACEEVARLCGKKGGEGIAIPTDVRREAECERLVERAAGWKGRLDILVNNAGIGRFAPVASLSTADLRQMVETNLYGTFWCSRAAFPRIASTGGGLICNVASLAGVDAWAETGGYSATKFGIVGLTRALADEGRKCGVKAVAICPALVATPMTGVSGADYLQPEDIAETVLYLLRLSPAAWPGEIVLRRRGAE